One segment of Pyricularia oryzae 70-15 chromosome 3, whole genome shotgun sequence DNA contains the following:
- a CDS encoding homoaconitase has product MLPARRSLALVATRGCRRLPSLLPVVRRTQQVRPLSSTPRLRQNAFHSQLQDTPSDLFSSFQTPPSNPQTLTEKIVQRYSVGLAPGKKVKSGDYVTLSPHHCMTHDNSWPVALKFMSIGASKIHDNRQVVMTLDHDVQNKSESNLKKYRQIEEFAKTHGVDFYPAGRGIGHQIMVEEGYAWPGTVTVASDSHSNMYGGVGCLGTPMVRTDAASIWATGKTWWQIPPIAKVTLTGVLPPGVTGKDVIVALCGLFNNDEVLNHAIEFTGSEETMRSIPVDDRLAIANMTTEWGALAGLFPIDSVLQGWLRGKATTSAMFGGGRDVFTHEKIEELIQNQLRADPGAKYAKSLYLNLSTLAPFVAGPNSVKVATPLKDLEAKDIKVNKAYLVSCTNSRASDIAAAAKVFKEASKDGKPAVIAPGVKFYIGAASTLEQAAAEEAGDWKVLLDAGAQALPAGCGPCIGLGTGLLEPGEVGISASNRNFKGRMGSTDAKAYLASPEVVAASALKGKIAGPGWYEKPEGVEKVIIGEGNGDAVHDKAVSIEEALAKLLGEAESMISDAEQNLGGSSQQAESAEEETLTEILPGFPERVEGEIVFCDADNINTDGIYPGKYTYQDNVSTEKMAEVCMENYDKEFGKVAREGDVLVAGFNFGCGSSREQAATAILAKRIPLVVAGSFGNIFSRNSINNALMGVEVPRLVERLRETFGGKEQGEENKALTRRTGWTFVWDVRRSKVTVTEGSGGETWSQKVGELPPNVQEIIARGGLEKWVKSQIEA; this is encoded by the exons ATGCTTCCTGCG AGACGTAGCCTGGCGCTCGTCGCCACGCGAGGCTGCCGCAGGCTCCCCAGCCTTTTGCCGGTTGTTCGCCGTACACAACAAGTCAGGCCGCTGAGCTCGACCCCCAGGTTACGGCAGAATGCGTTCCACTCACAGCTGCAAGACACACCCTCGGACCTATTCTCCTCCTTCCAGACACCTCCTTCGAACCCCCAGACCCTCACCGAGAAGATCGTTCAGAGATACTCTGTTGGCCTTGCGCCGGGAAAGAAGGTCAAATCCGGCGACTATGTGACCCTGTCACCGCACCACTGCATGACGCACGACAACTCGTGGCCTGTTGCCCTCAAATTCATGTCGATCGGAGCCTCCAAGATCCATGACAACAGGCAGGTTGTCATGACCTTGGACCACGATGTCCAGAACAAGAGCGAGTCCAACCTCAAGAAGTACAGGCAGATTGAGgagtttgccaagacacaCGGCGTAGACTTCTACCCTGCGGGCCGTGGCATCGGTCATCAGATTATGGTTGAGGAGGGTTACGCGTGGCCAGGCACGGTTACAGTCGCGTCGGACAGCCACAGCAACATGTACGGAGGTGTTGGCTGTCTCGGTACGCCCATGGTTCGTACTGACGCCGCCTCCATCTGGGCTACCGGGAAAAC GTGGTGGCAGATTCCCCCTATCGCCAAGGTGACGTTGACAGGTGTGCTACCCCCTGGTGTCACTGGAAAGGATGTCATCGTCGCACTTTGCGGTCTGTTCAACAATGACGAGGTTCTAAACCATGCGATTGAGTTCACCGGTTCGGAGGAGACGATGCGCAGCATTCCTGTGGACGATCGTCTGGCCATCGCAAACATGACGACGGAATGGGGCGCCTTGGCTGGACTTTTCCCGATCGATTCAGTCCTTCAAGGGTGGCTCCGCGGCAAGGCGACCACTTCTGCCATGTTCGGAGGCGGCCGGGACGTTTTCACACACGAGAAAATCGAGGAGCTCATCCAGAACCAGCTGAGGGCCGACCCCGGAGCGAAATATGCCAAGTCGCTGTACCTGAACCTATCAACACTGGCCCCCTTTGTTGCCGGCCCCAACTCGGTCAAGGTCGCTACCCCCCTCAAGGACCTTGAGGCTAAGGATATCAAAGTCAACAAGGCCTACCTAGTCTCATGCACAAACTCCCGGGCTTCCGATATCGCTGCCGCAGCTAAAGTTTTCAAAGAGGCTTCCAAGGATGGCAAGCCCGCAGTCATTGCGCCTGGTGTCAAGTTCTACATCGGAGCCGCATCCACACTTGagcaggccgccgccgaagAGGCCGGCGACTGGAAGGTGCTGCTAGACGCAGGTGCCCAGGCCCTTCCCGCAGGCTGCGGACCGTGCATTGGACTAGGCACGGGTCTTTTGGAGCCCGGCGAGGTGGGAATCAGCGCAAGCAACCGCAACTTCAAGGGTCGGATGGGGTCGACGGACGCCAAGGCCTACCTTGCCAGCCCGGAAGTCGTGGCCGCTAGCGCTCTCAAGGGCAAGATTGCCGGTCCTGGCTGGTACGAGAAGCCCGAGGGCGTGGAGAAGGTCATTATCGGCGAGGGCAACGGTGATGCAGTCCATGACAAGGCCGTCAGCATAGAAGAGGCACTGGCTAAGCTTCTTGGGGAAGCGGAAAGCATGATTTCTGACGCTGAGCAGAACCTGGGTGGCTCATCGCAACAAGCCGAGAGTGCCGAGGAGGAAACCCTGACCGAGATTCTGCCTGGGTTCCCCGAGCGGGTCGAGGGTGAAATCGTTTTTTGCGATGCGGACAACATCAACACGGATGGAATCTACCCTGGCAAGTACACATACCAAGACAACGTCTCGACGGAGAAGATGGCCGAGGTGTGCATGGAGAACTACGACAAGGAGTTTGGCAAGGTTGCGCGGGAGGGTGATGTGCTGGTGGCGGGTTTCAACTTTGGCTGCGGCAGCTCCCGTGAGCAGGCCGCCACGGCGATCCTGGCCAAGCGCATCCCGCTCGTGGTTGCGGGCAGTTTCGGTAACATCTTTAGCCGCAACAGCATAAACAATGCGCTCATGGGCGTCGAGGTGCCAAGGCTCGTCGAGAGGCTGCGGGAGACATTTGGCGGCAAGGAGCAGGGTGAGGAGAACAAGGCGCTCACGCGCCGGACGGGTTGGACATTCGTCTGGGATGTCAGGAGGAGCAAGGTCACCGTGACCGAAGGCAGTGGCGGTGAGACGTGGAGCCAAAAGGTTGGCGAGCTGCCTCCCAACGTCCAGGAGATTATTGCCAGGGGAGGGCTCGAGAAGTGGGTCAAGAGTCAAATCGAGGCTTAG